ATCAGTGAATGCAACAATTGGCAATGCTAGCAATCAGGAAACCGCTCAAACAAATGCGTAATTTGCTCTTAGGAATGCGTCACACCAGGAGTCCACCTGATCTTGGGGTGTGTTGGAGGAggactgctttttttcttttccttctacaAATATCATTTTGGTCTTCCtcgatggtttttttaaaaaatctgtgacCTCCTTGCTTTTGAACTTTCACCTATCCGTAGTTGGAGAACTGACTCCAGaccctaccccacccaccccggtccaaTACGGCCAAGGGACGCTCACCGTTGTTATACGActgcagaaacatctggaggaggctGAAAGCGCCGCCCGTGAAGTCCAGTAAGACATTGCCAATGCTCCAGCCCACGGTGCTTTTCCGCCGAAAGTTCATGTATGCCTAAAAGAAGGGACAGCGGAGGGGATAGAGGGCAAAAGCGCACCACGgaccagcccagcccagcttccGAAAGAAGTCTGCAAACGTCACTCGCTCACAGGCGTCTCCTTCGCCTGGTTCTGGGTGCTGACGGGCAGCCGGCAAGGGAAACAGCCCTGGAATTGGCTAAAAGCTTCCCTTGGGGTTAGCCTGGGATAGTTTCTTACTCGTCTGGGGGAGacgtttctctccctctccactttccccacgccgtgcatcattttgtacgcCTCGATCCTGTCTCCCTTCTTCTCTAAGCTAAAAACGTCCCGGACTCTGCAACCTTTCCTGATAGGGGAGTCGCTCCAGCCCCTCGGCCGTTTGCATTGCGCCTTTGTCATCTCTGCAATCCCCCTGTTTGTTGTGTGGCGACCAGAACCGCAGGCAAATATTCCAAGTGTAACTGCCCCTCAGATTTTTCATAAAGGCTTTACGATACCGGCAGTTTTATTTTCGGTTCTTTTCCGAGCCGTCCTCGGTGTGGAATCTGCCCTTTTTCACAGCACACCGGGTCGACAATGGGTTTGagctgtcccccccaccccacccgcagtCCTGCCCTGAGGGTTTTGCTGGCGTAAGCGGCTGCCAGGCAGCCTCGCGTGTTTGTGTTTATCAGACCTGGGGGCAGCTGACCTCGCTGCGGCCTCGGCAGCATCCCACagtgcccaccaccaccagcagcctgcTCATCACAGCCTCACATGCTAGGCCTCGCCGATGACCGAGCGCGGGCTTGCCAGCTCAAcaggatttcagtggggcttttcAAGGAAAAATCGTGAGATGCAGACAGACACAGAGGGACAGACACagagggacagacagacacaaacagagagagaggcagacataCAAatagaggcaggcaggcagacatacaaacaggcaggcagagagagagaggcagacataccaacagagagagagagacaggcaggcagacataCAAACACAGAGCAAGAAAGAGACAGACATATAAACAGACACAGAGGAGAGACAAATATACacataaaaagaagagaaagacagacagaccaaGACAGAGGATTCCACCCAGATCTTTTTGCATGCACAGAGCTGCTTCTCTCTGCTACTCAATTTTGAAGTGGGGCCGTGCGGCTCCCTTTGAGCTCCACAAAGCCACTGGCCGGCCGGGCTTACCTGCGGGAAGTACTTGACGAGGGTGACCCCCAGCTTGATGTAGGAGAAATAAAACAGGAACCGGAGCCAGGTGATTTCCCCGACGGCGGCCACGGTCAAGGTGATGAAGACGAAGATCCAGGCCACCAGGAGCAGCCCGATGGCCACCCAGGAGACCTTCTGCTCCCCTTTCTGACAAGGCCGGAGCGGCAAAAGGagaagggaaaagaaagcaattcctttttataaaagCGAGGATGCAGAACCAGGCGGCGTTGACAGAGAGCGCTTCCGCGAGGCTGGGATAGAAGGAACCCGGGAGGGTGGAGGGatgctggccagggatgatggaaattgtgtCCTCCGCGCGTGTAGGGCCTGccctgttgggaaaggctgcgtTTATTCTCTCGAGACCGACCATTGCCtaacgcagccttccccaacctgtcgccctccagatgtattggactacaagtcctggCATTCTTGGccaagggcatgctgggagttgtagtccaacagttcCGGAGGGCGACGAGTCGGTGACGGCTGCCATACAAGTGCTGAGCACCACACGGAAAAGTTACGACAGGGCCGGGCGACGTCCGCCCCGCCAGACACCTCGGCCCTAAAGCTGCCATCGTCCCTCAGCCCGTGGCTAGGTCCGGTATCTGTGGGGCTCCATTTGCAGCTTTATGCTCTTAAAACCTAAATTGCATTGGAGCACAGCCGTCCCTGCGCCTTTTACATGTTTTGTCCTCAGTGCCGCCAGGAGGACATCTAAGGAAAGTTTTTTCCTGAGGGGATGGGAGAAGAAGCGGATCAAGaactcaaaagaaaagaaactgcagaagagaagaaagaaggcgGCCAGCAAAGAACAGCCACAGTACAAACCATGAGTTCAATTCCCATCCCTTTGGGTAACTGAATCGCACAATGCCATAGCGCTTttgcctttcctcctccctcccaatcccccttTCCTTGCGTGTCATGGCTTTTGTAAGCCCGGAGTCGGGTGAGCCCATCCGATGCTTCGTTCTCGCCTGGGAGCGGTTGGATCGAAAAGCAGGATGGAAACGCTTGGGATAAATCAAAGGGACAGGAGGCCAGCCACCTCGTAGATGCAGCACTGGAGGATGATGATGAGGGTCACGGCCACGGCATGGAGGCTGAAGAAGACATCGTTGCTGTCCACGGGGTTCACGCCATTGGGGTACACCTGCAGGAACTGCTCCTGTGCAGAAAGAAAGATGCCCCCGGCCGGGTCAGTGCTGGCAGCGGAGGGTGGCAGACGCAGACGGACAGAGGAAGGGAACCCGCTTACCTTCACAGCATGGATCCAGAACAGCCCAACGTTGAAGACGCTGTAGGCAATGAAGCCGGTGAGGTTCAAAGCAATGAAGTCAAAGCTGAGGCCCACGACGCTGGCGAGAAGGGAGAAAGGGATCCGGAGAAATCAGCGTTGAAATGCCTATCCAGGGAAGCAGCCTTCCGGGACAACGCAGGGCATGATCCGGAAGTACATGAGCCGAAGCATCTCCGGAATGGGTGAGGGCTGGAAGGGGACACCCACGGAAAAtgcatgcagccccccccccccttgagttccacaatggaagaaaggggaATAATAAAGGtaccaaataaaaacaaatgctgcAAATCTGATGTCTCGCTACCAACTTGGGGTCCCAGCTTCTGAGCTTTCGTTTAAAACCAGAACATCCAAGTTCCTGGATCTCATGACCATGAGAGAAACCCTTTCCGGGAggctgacattttttaaaaagggttaaaTATCAGAGAGGCTGCCGTGGCAGGAGATGCGGGTTTGATTTTGGTTGCTCCGGAGGGGCCAGAATCGCTGGGTGAGTGAGATTGGCAGAAGACAGAGGGAAAGCTGAGAAGGATCCAGGCACGGTCAAAGGGCTGGGAGTAGCGGAAGACTTCCTggcctgcgtgtgtgtgtgtgtgtgttcctccaaAGAGATAAAGTTGGTGTATCCAGGGAAAAATGAATTAAAGGAGGTGCTGACTGAAAATGCAGCctttcccccaatctggtgccctccagatctgttagaccacaactcccagtatgccccggggcgtgctgggagtcgtagtccctcacacccggagggcaccaggttggggaaaaaagGTAGCTGTAATACCAAGGTTTCTGCCTATCACTGATCTCCCTCTACTGGTAACTAGCAAGAAAAAACCCCTATTTTTCTGTTCCGGCCAAAGAAAATCAGGAAGGGCTTCCAAAGCCTGGAACCCTTCCCCTGGAAAGGAGCTgaaacccaaataaataaaatcaacttGGCGAACTTCGGGGTCCCTGGAGCAAATCCAACAACGGGATTGGAACTCGCTCCTGGCTATTTCGCTGAATTCGGTTAGGATTCCGGAGTTTTGTTCCCACAACCACCTCCAAGAGAGGCTCTGTTTTTCAAAGAAGCCAGCAAAAATGGAGCTGCAGAATACACCTCTCCGTTGGACGTCGCTGTCACAAGGAAGCCTGGGCACATATTGAATTCTACCTgtgaccagggctgggcagaggggggtggcagtggggccagttggcatgggcctacaattttgaggggccCTACTCTGAATCCCACTGGTAGAGGCCAAGGAAAAGCTCAATCaatcaattctttttattacagtcaacagaccaataaaacatatgaaaacacataataaatatttaaaatacatggaattaaaacagagcatgatcgcatgaagcctccttaaagttctgtactagaagcaaaaggaagccctgccaccataactgatctgatgattgcctgattaagaaatttagcaacttgttcggtggtaGGCTTATATcgagcctgtaaaaggaccgacataagggtcacggacgatcggccaggtaatcgttgcgtgaaaggacggaaaagggcttttcttgcctcctgatagaagctgcagttgaataagatgtgggagatagattccacctcctcattgttacaggggcagcatctatctgatagtgggactttcccaaatctgccctccattaccctggaaggcagagcattaagccttgctagggaaaatgccctCCTATATTTGGGTGTAGATAACCAGCCtaaatacagaggtacactgTTTTGGTTGTGATCCCATAGCCCCAAGGCATACGGGGAagcccctggtgtgtgtgtgtgtatgtatgtatatatatatacatacatacatacactaaCAATAGACTAGGCTCTGTTGTTAATCCAGCTATCTTAAAAAGGAAGCTGTGTCGTTACCTTTTCCGCCTCCAGTTCTCAAAGACCTGAGGGTAGAAGGAGATCGACCAGGCCAGGAAGTAGATCCACCCGATCACCTGGTCCATGACCCGCACCACGTTGCTGTGAAGGACGAGGAACCGGATCCTGGGCCTGCGAAAGGGAATCGGCGACCGGGTTGCCAAATGGGCGGTCCCCCCGGGCGTGTCAGGTTCCTAGACCTCATGACTGCAGCCGTTAAGACTGGCACACAAGGGGCATGTTTGGATGAAACCTGGGAGCCAGGGCGGCAGGACTCGGGAGCGGTCGGAAAGTGTGTGGCTTTAGCCCacctttcccaacttggcaccctccaaacGGGGGGCTGGTGGACCTAGTTTTGGTGAGGCAGAGATTCCGTTCTGgcttttagttacaaccagccaggaGTCTAAAACCAGTGTGgcatagcggttagagtgttggactgggagtcgggagatctgggttctagtccccactcagccatggaagctcaccgggtgacacTGGGCCGGTcccaaactctcagcccaacctacctcacagggtggttgttgtgaggatagaaatggagagaaggaggaggattatgtatgccgccttgggttccttggaggaaaaaaaggcaggatataaaggaaataaataaaaaatacaggagctctccaaggtgatggGATaccacaccttggacagctcctttagattcCTGGCTGGTTGGaacaaaaacccagaatggaacctCTGCCTAACCAAAACTGGACCCACCGCCCTCCACTCCCCTCCCGAGGCGTTGCACTACAACTGGCAGCATCCCCCAGCTGGCCTGGGAAGTGTAATCCAACACCCCTGAAGCGTGCCAGGTCAGCGTTTTCGTGTAAGCCGGGCACCCAACACAGAAGCGGCAGCCTGAAACAATTTGAGACCTGTTCACCCTAAGGATCTCCTCACCCTTCATGCCCCTGATGCTAGCCAAAGAAGCCACCCAGAATGACTTCTGCAGATTAATAacgaaacatgggtgggagggtgctgttgcaccatgtcctgccttgttggtccctggctgatggctggttgaccactgtgtgaacagagtgctggactagatggatcctgggtctgatccagcatggctcttcttatgaaagagtccctaccctcaggcttaaaatgtaaaaaaaaaatacacgacacaaaaggaagaggaatgaggagggaagaggaaaaaagcaagcaACACTCAGGCACTTGGTCGTGTCAAAATTTTCTtgagccaccttgaggcccagtattggggaaaaggtgggatgtaaataaatataataatattgagATGCAGCCTTCCCCTGAGGTATGACCCAGCCAGCTGTGGTCTGTAGCACACAGTGGAGCATGGAGCTTTATTGTTGAGCAGTCTTTATTTCTTACTCCGTAGGACTTGTGCTGTGTTTTGGCAGCAACAATACTGCGGGCTCACCGCTTCAATAACGCCATGGAAAGCAGTAGATACATTTGGGTAATACAACACCAACAAGAATTCTCCAGCATGGAAAGACTTCGAAAGACACGTAAGGAATAGGGAGCGTGTACCCCGGCTAACGGAACTACCTGATGGCCACCGTTTATTCGGCAACTTACCCGGTTTGGTTAAGTGCATTGCTGTGGAGATAGACGGTCATTTGCCCCACGGCTTTCGCCCGGACTTGGAAACTTGTGTTCTTTTGGCCGGCCGCTACAACTACCTGGTAGTTGGGGAGATGTAAAAGGcaagattccagtcctcatgggTCTGAAGGATTTTTTccacagccctacctggagatatcaCCCTGGCTCCTTCAGCAAACCAGGGCTGAACTGCAGTCCTCCCTCGCAGGGACAACGCCAACAGCCATcacagcatcatagaatagtggagttggaaggggcccctaaggccatcgagtccaaccccctgttcaatgcaggaatccatctgactgatggctgtccagctgcctcttgaaggcctctagtgtgggagagagcctaccacctccctaggtcattggtcccactgtcgtgctgctctaaccatcaggatgtttttcctgatgtccagccagaatctggcttcctgcaacttgagcccgttattccatgtcctgcactctgggaggatcgagaagagatcctggccctcttctgagtGACAACATTTGAAGgacttaaagagtgctatcatgtctcccctcagctttctcttctccaggctaaacatgcccagttctttcagtctctcttcatagggctttgtttccagacccctgatcatcctggttgccctcctctgaaccccctccagcttgtctgcatccttcttgaagcggGGTGCCCAGAActcaagatgatgcctaaccagtgctgaagggaggggaaccagtacccggcatgatttggaagctgtacttctatcaatgcagcccaaaatagcctttgctttttttgcagccacatcacacggttggctcatatccagcttgtgatctacaacaactccaagatccttctcacttgtagtattgctgagccaagtatcccccccaccatcttgtaactgggcatttggtttctttttcctaggtgtaaaacttggcctttatcccaattaaatttcattctgttgttttcagcccacgaTGCCCAATGTTCACTCCGGAACTTACTTGACTGGGCAGCTGAACAATGGTGAGGTTCCCCTTGGACGAATACGTCACGTTAAACGTGATCACCAGCGTCTCGTTGGCCGGGGCGCTGCGAAAGGAATGACAAGGGGAGACGTGAGGGCTGCAGAAATAAGACTACACTTGATGGGCCTTTAGTGGGCAAAGGAAGATGAATTATACCAGTTCAGATCATGGGTCCaagtagctcagtattgtcaacactgactggcagccaagggctctccagggtgtcaggcagAGAAGGGTCTCTCCCCTCAACCCCTGATATTACCTAATATCTggtctttttaaaagtggaacCCTTAGCTCCAACGCAAGTCCTACTTATGAccaatttaaatcccattcatttcagcctGTCTAttttaagtaggacttatgttggattttaccttcTCTGTCCAAAGGAAGCACTCAGCTACTGAGCTATGACTCTTCCCTTCAAAAGCAAAGTAAggctccagtcctcatggttctgacaAGAGGGCTGATTTCAATAGGAGCAGGAGGAGCTGCCTCATATCGAGTGAGAACGGTTGTCCTTCTAGCTGGGTCTTCTCTGACCGGCAACAGCTCTTTGGGATTTCACCCCGGGGTCATTCCCAGTCCGACCTGGAAATCCTGGGGGTTGAACCGCAGGCTTGCCCCATGCAAAGCCAATGAGCTACAGTTGCTTCTAATGGACTGCGCTTCTTTGGGGAACTGGGCAGGAGCCATTTTCAGCCGTACCCAGAGAagcccagggattgaacctgagaccttccgtacacaaagcagggactctaccactcagctataGCCCTTTCCCGTAACAATGAaagtccagagagagagaaagagagaggtcatAGTAGTAGTAGTCAAAGCAGCAGGCCAAAACTttgaggccctccagatcttgttgggactccaattcccatcagccccagccagactgaaggatgatgggacctggagtccaacatctggagggccacagattccccacctcTGCAGCGAAAAAAAGAATACACTGATAATGGTGAAGGGAGAAGGGGTTGTATTTTGGCTACATCgtatagggcagtggttctcaaccttcctaatgccgtgaccctttaatacagttcctcatgttgtggtgacccccaaccataaaattattttcgttcttctctacacgatccattgtcatgggatggtttgctaatgaaaataatacataacaatagctttaataatacaaaagatgatacatgacatagttcagtcaatacagtttcctaagaccatcggaaatatgtgttttccaatggtcttaggcgacccctgtgaaagggtcattcaacccccaaaggggtcccgacccacaggttgagaaccgctggtatAGGGGGACGTGATGAAAACCAAGCAAAGAAATGAGCTGCACCAACTGCATTCCTTCAAGAGCAAAGGCTGAAAAAAACGCCGGACGTCAGGGCTTCCAGACCCACCTCAGAGTCACCGGAATGTTCTTCAAACTGCCGTTTTCCATCGAAATCTCTTCGGGGACGAAGAGAACGAGGTCTCcatctaaaaagagagagagaaaaaagaaaacaaagggaagAAGAATGGGATAACTAGAAGCTAGGTAATCCTGCTGTGTTCCCAGCTTGAAGCAAACGGGTGAGAGGCAACCAAGAGATCTCAGCTGTATCCCAACTGAGAAACGTGGCGGTTCTCCTCTTCCAATGCAAGATTTTTGTCTAAATGTTAAGTCTGTTTACACCAAAAGGATATTATTTAGAACTAGCTACATTCACGGAAGGCACTGCCTTGCTGCATTTCCGGCTTGAGGCAAGGTACTTTCATTGCAGGTGTCAAAGATAGGTATAACTGGGCACAGGCTAGGGCCCATATGGGGCGGGGACCCACTGGCGACCTTCAGCTCATATGGTCCCTGCTGCTCCTGCGTTTCTCCCAAATTATCAATAAAAACACTGTTTTTATTGATAATTTGTTCTCATTCCTCGCCATGAGGGTCATTTCAGGCagagggcgggatataaatttgaaaaagtaaaataaaacaaaacagacaaatcAGATGCAGCTTAAAGATCTGTGACAAATTCAACGTGGCTTAAAGAtgtttgattctctctctctctctctctctctcacactcacacatacatatACGGGGCGGTGGAAGACGAATTCATCTATGCTAGTTTGCATGTATCCCTCCCCTTCCTGCAAGGTTTGTGTTTCATAGCTTTTCCCCGAAAATGAGAAGCGAAACAATCTCCGAAAACCATGTAACAGCACGTCCCAGTTTTGCTCTGAGAAATGTTTCCGGGAAAAACATCACAGGATCTAAGACCTCGTGACGACACTCCTGCAAGAGCGGGGCGAGcgagaagcagcaggcagcttGTTTATCTCTTGCAGCCGAAGGCTAAACTTCGAAGGCCGGATAACTTACCGCAGGCTGCGAATGACGCAAGGGAGAAACACagcagatggaggaagaggagcggTCTGTTCTCCATTATAACCAAACAGCTGCAAAAGAGAGCATGAAAAAGAAACTCTCCGTTAGCCGGGGGTGTGCACGCAAATCACAACTTCAAGGGGTTGCGGGGAGAAAGAGACACACATTTGACAGAAACGAGACATTTATTGATGCGAGTTGAGAGGCACTGTATGGTAGTGGTTCTAGAGTGGGGGAGCTGGGTTCGAATCCCTGCCGATATATATACCttatttggagaataatctggccctccatctatgctaatgtcttataattttgttgtgtattttaaacgtttatggttttgttcccccaccccca
Above is a genomic segment from Elgaria multicarinata webbii isolate HBS135686 ecotype San Diego chromosome 22, rElgMul1.1.pri, whole genome shotgun sequence containing:
- the CTNS gene encoding cystinosin: MENRPLLFLHLLCFSLASFAACDGDLVLFVPEEISMENGSLKNIPVTLSAPANETLVITFNVTYSSKGNLTIVQLPSQVVVAAGQKNTSFQVRAKAVGQMTVYLHSNALNQTGPRIRFLVLHSNVVRVMDQVIGWIYFLAWSISFYPQVFENWRRKSVVGLSFDFIALNLTGFIAYSVFNVGLFWIHAVKEQFLQVYPNGVNPVDSNDVFFSLHAVAVTLIIILQCCIYEKGEQKVSWVAIGLLLVAWIFVFITLTVAAVGEITWLRFLFYFSYIKLGVTLVKYFPQAYMNFRRKSTVGWSIGNVLLDFTGGAFSLLQMFLQSYNNDAWKLLFGDPTKFGLGLFSIFFDVVFIIQHYCLYRSQEYEPFE